Part of the Streptomyces sp. WMMC500 genome is shown below.
CCTCGTCCTTGGTGTACCCGGCGATGCCGAACGCCTTGAACATGACCTCGGGCTCGTGGTTCCGGATCGCGCCGGAGGACAGCTCGACGCCGTTGCAGACGATGTCGTACTGGAACGCGAGCACGTCCAGCGGGTCCTGGGTCTCCAGCGCCTCGATGCCGCCCTGCGGCATCGAGAACGGATTGTGCGAGAACTCGATCTCGCCCGTCTCCTCGTTCCTCTCGAACATCGGGAAGTCCACGATCCAGCAGAACCGGTAGACGTCCCCGGCGAACCGCCCGGCGCGCTTCGCGGCCTCCACGCGCACCGCGCCCATGATCCTGGAGACCTCGCCGGTCTCCCCGGCGCCGAAGAACACCGCGTGCCCGGCGGCCAGGCCCAGCCGCTCGGTGAGCACGGCGACGTTCTCCTCGGTGAGGAACTTCGCGATCGGCCCGGACAGGGCACCGTCGTCGCCGACGCGCACCCACGCCAGGCCCTTGGCGCCCTGCTCGACGGCGAAGTCGCCGAGCGCGTCGAAGAACTTGCGCGGCTGGTCCTGGACGGCGGGCACCGGCAGCGCCCGCACGTGCATGCCGGCGAACGCCTTGAACTCGCTGCCGGCGAAGACGTCCGTGACGTCCGCCAGCTCCAGCTCGGCCCGCAGGTCCGGCTTGTCCGAGCCGTACCTGACCATCGCCTCGCGGTACGGGATCCGCGGGAACGGCGACGTGACGTGCCGGCCGTTGCCGAACTCCTCGAACAGCTCCGTCATCACCTTCTCGATGACGGCGAAGACGTCCTCCTGCTCGACGAAGCTCATCTCCATGTCGAGCTGGTAGAACTCGCCGGGCGAGCGGTCGGCGCGGGCGTCCTCGTCGCGGAAGCAGGGCGCGATCTGGAAGTAGCGGTCGAACCCGGCCATCATCAGCAGTTGCTTGAACTGCTGCGGGGCCTGCGGCAGCGCGTAGAACGTGCCGGGGTGCAGCCGGGAGGGGACCAGGAAGTCGCGGGCGCCCTCGGGGGAGGTGGCCGAGAGGATCGGCGTGGTCAGCTCGTTGAAGCCGAGGGCCGTCATCTT
Proteins encoded:
- the aspS gene encoding aspartate--tRNA ligase → MHRYRSHTCGELRASDVGGDVRLSGWLHNRRDLGGILFIDLRDHYGIVQLVARPGTPANEALAHLTKETVVRVDGKVVSRGADNVNPELPTGEIEIEVSGVEVLGAAEQIPFTINADDGVGEERRLEYRFLDLRRERMHRNIMLRTAVVTAIRQKMTALGFNELTTPILSATSPEGARDFLVPSRLHPGTFYALPQAPQQFKQLLMMAGFDRYFQIAPCFRDEDARADRSPGEFYQLDMEMSFVEQEDVFAVIEKVMTELFEEFGNGRHVTSPFPRIPYREAMVRYGSDKPDLRAELELADVTDVFAGSEFKAFAGMHVRALPVPAVQDQPRKFFDALGDFAVEQGAKGLAWVRVGDDGALSGPIAKFLTEENVAVLTERLGLAAGHAVFFGAGETGEVSRIMGAVRVEAAKRAGRFAGDVYRFCWIVDFPMFERNEETGEIEFSHNPFSMPQGGIEALETQDPLDVLAFQYDIVCNGVELSSGAIRNHEPEVMFKAFGIAGYTKDEVEREFGGMLRAFRFGAPPHGGIAPGVDRIVMLLADEPSIRETIAFPLNGNAQDLLMGAPSEVDEARLRELHIALRKPQPK